The Cheilinus undulatus linkage group 17, ASM1832078v1, whole genome shotgun sequence genomic sequence atctggatcactcccaaaatctaatcagttcttccttatgccatttctgacatttcctgagaATTTCATCCAAATtggtccacaactttttgagttgtgttgctaacaaacaaacaaacaaaccctgccgatcacataacctccttagtGGAggtaattaccagagaattgtcacaatattacaaggcattaattgatttttaatacattattacttgGTTAAAAAGCCAACTTATTACTTGGTATTATCAACTTACTCTTGAGCCATTACTGTTTAACTAGACTGGGTAATTGGGGTCTACTAAAATAGAGACCTTAACCAAATCTCTACAAAAATTATCCACACGTGAAATCCTCCCTGTCCTTTATGCCAACGGTTTGATTTGATTGTGGATTACTTCCATGGACTTGCATCTTGAGTGACTGAGACCACCTGTGCGAAAATCCTCAGCCATGGCGTCCTCTATCCTTGACATCAACGAGCGCTTTAGGGTTTGTTTGAAGTCGTTACCAATGAACACATAGAGAACTGGGGACAGGAAGCTGTTTGCTGCAGCCAGCGTGGCCCCCACCTTCAGGCCAGTTTGAATCACCTCCACGCTCTGGTTCTGCAGGTCCAGCTCTAACAGAACAAAGCTATGATAGGGGACCCAACAGAAGAAAAAGGACAGGATGAGCGCCGCCATGACTTTGTATGGCTTTGTCGACTTCATGGTCAAGCGGGTCATCTTAAAGGCAAGCACTGAACAACAGATCACGATCATCAGGAAAGGGATCAGGAACCCACAGATGAAGCGGGTCAGAACCACTGCCCTGTGTCTGGAGTGGCCCATGTAGTTGGTGTGGCACTGAGTGACTGAACCGTGTATCGTGGTCTGCCTGAAAATCAGCGAAGGCAGTGTCAGGAGTGCAGACAGAAGCCACATGAGGAGGACCACTCCAAAGGCCTTCTGCACTCTGCGATGGTTGTGAGACCACACAGGGAAGGAGATCATTATACAGCGATCCATGCTGATGAGGACTAACAGAAACACGCTGCTGTACATGTTGAGAAACAGAACAGAGGAGGTGAGCCTGCACAATAGCAGCCCAAAAGGCCAGTGTGAGGTGATCATGTAGAAGACTTCCAGGGGCAAAAAGGCACAAAACAGAAAGTCTGAAATGGCCAAACTGATGTACCAAGTGGTGATGACTGTCCTTTTCATTTTACATCCACAGATCCAGATGACTAGAGAGTTTCCCACAAGGCCAATAGCAGATATGATAATATTTACAGCGACTAGAACGTGAGTCAAAACTGGAGACTCTGAAGGGCCGAAATTCACATGATCTGTGCTGGAGCTGTCATCTGTTTCATTGCCTGGAGTATAATCCTCATATTGGACATAATCTATATCCATGCTGCTGATTTAATCTGAAACATGAAGTACAGCGTCTGACATTAGAAACATCCGCACAGAGAAGTCAGAGGACAACTTTATCAGTAAAATATGTTTCAGTAAATATACTCACGATATCTCTCGATGTGAAGTGAACCACTCCAAAGTGCCTTCTGCCCTGACTTCCTTCAGCTGGATGCAACTTCTCACTTCTGCTTCCTGGGCCCACTGACTGACGAAAGTGACAAATACATCAGAATCCACCTGACATGGACGAAATGAGATCCTTCCTGCCTCTCATTTACTGAAAACAAATGTGTTTGTGACTATCACAGAAGTCACATTTACGTGAAAATACCAATTTTCAGAGAGATCGTTTCTCCTCCAGAATGCTATTTTAAAGCCTAACAAACAGCATACTTTAACTCTTGTGCAATCTGTAAAGGAGATCCCCTTAACACATCTACACAAACCACCAACTCACATTTCCTAACCAAGGGTGTGACTAAAGGCCATGTAACAAGAAATGCAAAGTTTGCAAGAACTAAGGTCAAAGTGTTTATCATAACTCATCAAATATGAAGGCTCTTTTACGCATGACCCAAATAAAATACAAGAGATCAAATATGAGTgagattttaaatgtatttagtcTCACAAAGACATCCAGTGTAAGAAAAAGCCGGAGTAACCTTAAACTAATCTTGGGCATGTACAGCACCTGGCTGGGTATGCTCAAGGCCTCCACTGACACCTGACCCTTCCCCCCAAAAACCTAAACAACAGATTTTAATCACAGTGCATTTCATGCTGTAACAAAGCTTCACTATCATTAGACAATCTGTGATGGTCAGATATTTGTTGTCCTTGTCTGTCACACTAGGATTGGCTAATCTATGGGAACCAGAAAGATTCCTGATAGGCCGGGCCAGTGACAGGAAATCAATCATCCAGGCTGCACTTGCTGCAGATGGGTACAAGTAATCTCTATCCAGCAGCGTTTCACTGTCAGTAGTGTTCTTGACCAGCAAACTGACTCAAAAAGAAAGTTGTGTGGATTATAGAGAGATGGAGATAAAGAATTCAAAGAGCAAAGATGATGCTGAAAACAACTAAATTAAGGCCAGATGTGCCaaatttaaagtccctgtaaagtgaaaaataaatctctatttttggtttgttgtatgactgtCCACTGTCTTATGagccaccaggccaaatttcagccatgaaaaacatctctaagtttatcaaattcagcttcaaaatcataaaaaatgagacagtaaaatCTGTACTAGAGTGGTatgggcgtgtcagttgaatgagctgaagccaggCCCACTCACGAGAAATATAATCctctgatcagagtgcagctgcctggctctgtgccagagcagagagacagaagttggggattaaatttactgttttctggcacaaatctttCTGTTGgaacgctttttttttttttttttttttacctgtaggccaccgtggctgatagatttggaaaatttacctcacaataaataaaaacacatcatgtaactggctgttaactttcagtaaaggcagtgacatcagctaacaaccgACTATACttagatgaactgctctgtgattttgtaTCGTCGTAACGTTAGTGGGGCGGGGTAACTCCTCATCAAGTCTGGCGATGTCATGAGCtgctatatttgccctgctaaacaactttttaactgtctaaataaaaaattcagtcacgcgtgattttacatgttttcagcaaccttattccagcatatctagtgtgttaagacacaaattttggatttcactgtACAGGgactttcagaaaaaaacaaacaaaaaatcccttaaagcaGGTATGATGAGATAGATATTATGATAAAGTatgtcacaattttaaaaaagaaaagaaagatgaaATTTTAGCTCATTAATGTgaaccttttattttttattcctttttacctctgccaaggaggttatgtgattgggtgggtttgttcattggttagttcgtttgttagtttgttagcaacataattcaaaaagttgCGGACGGATttggatgaaattttcaggaaatatcagaaatggcataaggaagaactgattagatcttgggagtgatccggatcaccgtctggatccaggaatttttttaaaggattctttactactgggagatagggctaatggcggaggtctgcgctgttaccactttacaccaggagatggcggacatgagtaacttcaatcccagcagcagtttttgggtgtgtttctattcaaagttttggagtttttagAGTTTGAAAGGCGCACACctagtcgaggagacgagtcggagcataacagagagaaagcgaattgtagcgagaatactcacaatgctgagaggaatagaggaatattcaccctctgccatgacttccagatGTCTGGTGAGGCCATGgagcatctgttggcacccgtagctaagccaatgctttgcctcaccatgtttccactcCACCGGGGAGCAAGAAATCgacgaatgccgtggtggggggcacatagGGACGGatcaaggaatttttttaagaattcttcactattgggagatagagctaatggcagaggtctgtgctctccaagtgcttttctagtttattaagGTTAtcatagttaactaaaactaactaaataattaGAACTAGaactaaaatattaaaatcctTTTAGCtaaattaaaccaaataaaaactaaactttacaAAGAAACAAACGCAAACTAAAATTGTATTCTGTGCTTAAACAActagctaaaataaaaaataagggacaaaatctccttagttttagtctgacTGCAGCAGACTGACGAACATGGGCACTCAAGCCTCTGGAGTGTAAAACAGCCTGATGTAATTGAAGAAAACTTCACACAATGGTTTATCTTAGATCTTCAGTTAAAATATATaaccagaaaaaataaaatacaaaatgaagagTCGCCTATTTGAATGAATTTTTAAGAATTGTGCGACGTTTTCTTTTCTGACTCCCTGACAAGTGTACCTTGTTGCTgtgaaaatcaaaactaaaacttaaactgataaaaacgaaactaaaacaaagcattacaACAATGCCCAACCCTCCCAGGACctaagaaagaagaaaaagtgtcACACTGGCATCAacaatcaacatagattttaattgtttcactgataaaaccttaaaaatgacctttgtataataataattctatcTATATCCTACTATGGGATTATTTTAGCTTAAGTGTAAGTTTTCATATACCTTTAAATGGTGTAAGCTGACTTTCCTCTTTTTATCTACCTTGAAACCTAGAAAATAATAGTAACTATTTTTAAACTGGATTCAGCACCAGAAGCACTGCCAGGACTTAATGGTATGCTGCCTGTAATTATTTCTGCTTATTTGAACTGAAAAAAGGCTGATACTGTGGAAAAATTGTATTACTCTCATAATGGTTGAAATAAATGAGTGCTGTGAAATTCTATGTATTTGCATGGAAATGGCACTTAGATTTGAATGACAAGGTTGATGAGAGTAATGCACTATTTTGGATCTATATACTTTCTGAAACAGTAGATCACCAGTGAAAAAAGTCTGCTCTGAGCAGTGAAACTTCAGGGCTTAGAAATGAGCctcactgctctaaatactcacaCAGCCAGACGTACACACACAGAGCGGTGAAACCCCcctgctggctctgctgattctgttttttttctgtaacttcCCCTGAAGATGCTGCTTTCAAGATGTTCATAGCTAATTTGAAACATCCCAAGGGTCTAAAATATCACACCTTGAAACAGCCTAATAATCGGTTCTTTGCCTTGATAGAAGCAAGACTTGTGTCAAAACCAAGCAGGCCTACATGAGCTGTGTTCTGGGTTttactttaattccattttaatTGAGTAGAGTTTTCACATCATTATACAAATAAGTTTAGTATATAGATAATAAAGAACATATTCACAGAACATGGACATGCTGTACATAACAAACTAAATATCGAATTCTAGATTAATCTGAGCTCTGGAGagttttgtaaaaatatgatttgtttcttcaacttttaaaacattttttttaatttgtgtggTGCTTTCAGAAAGTTATAGATTTTTGTATGCAGCTTGTGTGGGACCATTTTTTGAAATCTGCTGAATCATTGTACTGCAAACTATCTTCAAAATAGATTTAGAAAATACCCTTTTAACTGGAAACTGATCATTTGTCTGCATATATAATGGGAGATATTTGCTCAAAATGTTTTGATCtgcattgattaaaaaatgacagattgAGTTCTCTTCTTCAGAAATCAGGATTGTTTGGGTGTggcacattttcttttgttaaaaaaacaactttggcACACCTCTTCACATTATCTTTTAGATACTTCAGTGCTATTTGTGGATGAAGATGATTGTGGAGAGTTTGGCTCCGCCACTGATTTTGTTGTGTAAAAATCACCATTATACATCATGAATCTAAGGTATAGGTTGCTGTTGTAGATTTTCAGGagtcatattttctgatttAGACTGCTGAATTGACATATGAAGGGCCAGTTAGTCAGATCCTGCTAAATTATGGTGCAATACAGTCTTTAATCATTATACTAGGGGCAATGTAGTATGATGGTACACTTCCCTAAAAATCACATGATGCTGTTGCATAACAGCACAAAGCTGAGTGTCTTTAAATTAAGTCAACTTAAACTTAATGTGGCTTTTAATCATTCATTATTACTAAAATCCCATTGTGGATGTTAAATGTAGTCAAATATGGCTGTTTTAAATCTTCTGTAGGGCctaccttttattgattttataaattaatcatggttaatGTCAATTggattttgaacaaaaaaaaaggtttaaaaagactctttaatgataaagtgaaaacagatttctacaaagtaatgttggtttaaaaaaccatgtaatgtaaaattacTGCataaaaaattcaccccctttaaagtgactgatctaattcaacaccCGACTGGTGTGAGTAGTCTCCCAGTTAGCAAcactgggatcacctgagtgcagtgaatgtgtctcaagtgattgtagtgtaaagacacctgtgtttggaaggtcaagtgactggtttatcagtattcctggctactattacaccatgaagacaacaaAACTTGCCAAGCAACTAGGAGAAAAgcttattgaaaagtagaagtcagggggtggatgcaaaaacatttccaaggtgctgttcatgcctgatacCCCTGCAACAGACAGAGGCTGAGCAGTTTCAAAAGtatgattgcagccaaaggtgcatctactgaatacttattatttatgcagtcacttattaaCATTgcatatctttatttaattgtcgtcactttgacattaaataaggtttttgcatttatttgacagAAAAGCTAAATTACATTCAtcgtgattgatttattaaatcactAAAGGGCACTGAATATGAAATTAGTTGTACTTCTCACTGTCATCCAGCAGATGGGGCTGTTTCTGTCATCCTAAATATCTGTCTACATTATTTGTCAGCACTAACCCCGCCCATCTTGAACCTAGACCCCGCCCTCCCTGTTCCGCGTGCTGCAGGAGTTCCTGCTCCAGCAGATGATTATAAATGAACGTTGACgccccctcctcttctcccccCGCCTCTCGGCTCTGCTGCCTTCTCTCACCGGTGTAGTAACAGGGGGATGGAGTAGCGTTAACGCAAGGAAGGCATGGATCCTACAGAGGAAAAACCTAGCCAAACAGTGGACATTTATCGTGATACATGGGTCCGCTTCCTGGGTATGTACTCTTTTTTACCACAGGTGTTcgcttttgtctgttttttccctttGACACGCCAGCAAATGTCCGGATGGAAGGTAAATATACACTGGAGCCGTGTGACCCTCAAACTAGCTTGCTGAAGGTTAGCATAGCTGGCTAACATTTAACATCTATTTATAGCCAAAGTTGACCCTTAGAGGTCAGTTTGTTTCCACGGGACGTTAAGGACGATTGTCTCGTGACAGTACAGCACCGCTGTCCGTGCTTTGTCTCCGTAACGTCTCCAACATAAGCGTGAATGTGGTCCTGGTCTCTGTAGCTCAGTGTTGTCCCAGGAAAGGTAGTTGTTTAGCAAGTTGAGGCAGTGACTCACAACCACGATGTGAACGCCCGTAGGCATCATCACACTGACAAACACACTTCCTGTGGCGGATACAACTCAGTATCACTACCTGCGTTCCTGTTTAAAAGCTGGTGTAAAGacatttgttgttgttatctGTTTCTCAATGCTGAGCAGAGGGAAAAGCTGAAGGGCATTCATTCTACATCAGTTTCTCTCAGTCTGCTGCTCTTCCATAGTTTATTTTAAGCAGCAGTGACTATGTAGAGTCACTCAGTTAAACCATTATCAATTTACTTACAAATGTAATTAATCCAATTTTGatctttatttgtaaaaaaaaaactaaagttaTGTCATGGCTCCTGAAATAGGAAGATGgtattttgcattaattaaaacaacaaaaacagactttaaaaggTAATAAAAAAGTTCTTACAGAGAGCCAGACCTTGAGCAGAACCAGGCACAGTGTCATCTCTTTATTACCAAAGTTATCAGGGAAAGTTCAGCTTCTACACAAGTTTATTTTGATCGTTGTTTGACTTCAATTTGCTTTAGAGCCATGTTTGTAAGTGAAAAGACAACAAATAGTTCATattattgaaaaagaaaattcacaagggtagtttaaaacataaattctacacaggaccTTATTTTACTCAAATGAAACGTTGCAGATCTTTTTAAACTTGCAATATCTGTACATAAAAGGGATTGTAGTAATATCATTTTTACAATCAGGCTGGTTTACTGGGCAAAATTCAAGCTGGCTCATGCATAGTAGACCTACCACCTAataggatggtggggccactttcaatGTAAGGTAATACATGCTTAGCAACTGAGTGTGCCTAAATTGCTAGGTAAGGGCTGGCAGGGcaaacagtcattttcagggttctggggagccaatcagatttcagggggccctgtctagccctggctaccactggctcagCCCCTGAAAAgttattggtgctgctattttctgataatccatcaggatgtttttaataaacatatctttttgtcaaaatgtttgtttacagatttaacatggtagcactgccatgtgctgaaaacaagaatTGCAATACAGTTAAGCACATGCTTCgtgttttaatgtgggccatatttcattttatctctggAATTTGCTGCGGGCTAATCAAAAATGGCCCCCGGTCTGCATTTGGGCCCcgggccacagtttggacatGCCTGGTCTACAGTGATGTATAGCCTAGCTCCTGTGCCAAGCACTTGGACTGGTTTTCTTCTAAAGGGACAATACTGGCCGCCATTTCCTCAAGCTCAGATTTACATAACTGTCATTCCATCTCTATCTTTGTAATGTATACTCAGGACCAGTGTGCTGTCATGTCAACAACAAGTAAATTATCTAAATATATTTTGAGGCTAAAACAGTGTTGCCACTTGATGTTCTGGGTCAGGtcagtttgtgttttcaaagttgaaaaatatttcaacataaCCAGCCAGTAGTGTCCTTTGTGGTACCCTTCTGTTGGGGTGCCAAGTGCACCTATCCTGTCCTCAAGGGTGCAGTTAGATACACTGCAGCGAATAATAACAGCACATAACATTGCCCCGTGGACGACCTTGGAGCTGCAGACCTCCTTCAGGATCACTGGCTATCACCATCTGGCTTACACCCCTACCTTcgatcagtgtttcccaaccatttttcctgccccccccccccgaaaaaaaagtgacacattgctgtcaaaaacaaacaattccTTTACCATTTGACATAATTatgttatttttctctctcGATATAGTTTGATACAGCTTTTTTTGGGCTGTATTTCCTATGCTATTTCCTACCAGgctcagaaatgtttaaaagtaatgtcttgaaaagatttttttttttttttttttactgcctttAAACAGCTGTGATAGTGCTGGGGTTATGCAACGTGGCAACAGATCCTGTTTCAGCTGACGCTGTCGTTTTGAATGCCGTAAGACAATGCATGTGAGGATATTTCAGTTCATCTGACTGACAACGTTAGAGATGGATGGGGTTTGCCAGGtcactttaaaaatccaattaatGCACAATCCAATTAATACAGGAACTTGGCTTTAAATGAGATCACTGATTATCAGCAGACAGTTCATCTTAATATTTATCTCCTGTCTTTTATCACTCACCATCCAAACCTTCATACCTTGCCCTCACCCTGCCACATCTGGTACTCTTTATCTCTTCAGCTTCTCTCTTCTACCTCAAACATCTGGTGTACACACACGCTGTATCTCTAACTCACTGAGGACATGCAGTGACTGAATGACAAACTGTAATCTGAAGCCTTTGCTGACAGGCTAAAATGTAGCTCCAGCCTTTGTTGCCAGAGCATAACATGCTTTGTTATTAACTAAGTGCCTCTCTGGAAGATAAACTTATCTCAGCTGTCCTTTTGTTATCATGTTTAATTgcagttttcatcactttgtaCACCTGCTACACCTCTGGAGCTCCAGATTCAGTTGTCACGGAGTTCTCGTTGTCAGCCTTTTTTACTAACGATATTTTGACTTTACTTATTGGGAAACATTAACAGTACATTAGATATACCTGGgcttttttggttgtttgtttgtttttgagtttttgaagGATTTTATAAAAATACA encodes the following:
- the LOC121525396 gene encoding chemokine-like receptor 1; the protein is MDIDYVQYEDYTPGNETDDSSSTDHVNFGPSESPVLTHVLVAVNIIISAIGLVGNSLVIWICGCKMKRTVITTWYISLAISDFLFCAFLPLEVFYMITSHWPFGLLLCRLTSSVLFLNMYSSVFLLVLISMDRCIMISFPVWSHNHRRVQKAFGVVLLMWLLSALLTLPSLIFRQTTIHGSVTQCHTNYMGHSRHRAVVLTRFICGFLIPFLMIVICCSVLAFKMTRLTMKSTKPYKVMAALILSFFFCWVPYHSFVLLELDLQNQSVEVIQTGLKVGATLAAANSFLSPVLYVFIGNDFKQTLKRSLMSRIEDAMAEDFRTGGLSHSRCKSMEVIHNQIKPLA